One window from the genome of Artemia franciscana chromosome 12, ASM3288406v1, whole genome shotgun sequence encodes:
- the LOC136033568 gene encoding uncharacterized protein LOC136033568, with product MHSESNNSSQIKKEDGDGQKQEMRAPTQAISIPKVVEERIRDRSRDRNYCRSGMIERKEHNNYLREGTIEKQEEISQEHRDEDHYLRQGRKELNYAYNYGNDYSDTENSTLRMDDSIKSQRASVADEILIDINTMPSNFMSGSHTEGRSYQNIPMNIITKPLVKRENRENQRKSDDGSSSSGTGKEEIDYKTRHTTHCSPTREKKLYPEKAPRRRQREADIVLDNIASLSRGSSSTESASRPESREKSTSSSRNNDSNEEIVSVNDIESSSLTPTSAIGGYQQDRDIFKGFKRYSQQDRPTFKKEDLYVKPTGLSLFLPRFICGLVLAATAAISITWIVLGIKGMVTETSTDAKRWLKRILPLFLPITTLTILTIFCVKTCKNKIQDWQERRSV from the coding sequence ATGCATTCTGAAAGCAATAATTCTTCACAGATTAAGAAAGAGGATGGAGATGGACAGAAGCAAGAAATGAGGGCACCTACACAGGCTATAAGCATCCCCAAAGTTGTGGAAGAAAGAATAAGGGACAGGAGCAGAGATAGAAATTATTGCAGATCAGGAATgattgaaagaaaggagcatAACAATTATCTTCGCGAAGGAACAATTGAGAAGCAAGAAGAAATAAGCCAAGAACATCGGGATGAAGATCATTATTTGAGACAAGGAAGGAAAGAACTTAATTATGCATATAATTATGGGAACGATTATTCAGATACTGAGAATTCAACGTTAAGAATGGATGATTCAATAAAGAGTCAAAGAGCATCTGTGGCTGATGAAATTCTAATAGACATAAATACAATGCCAAGTAATTTTATGTCAGGTTCGCACACCGAAGGAAGATCATACCAAAATATACCCATGAATATCATAACTAAACCTCTAGTCAAAAGAGAGAATCGAGAAAATCAGCGCAAGTCTGATGATGGCAGTAGCTCTTCTGGTACtggaaaagaagaaatagattATAAAACACGTCATACAACCCATTGCTCACCAACGAGGGAAAAAAAGTTATACCCAGAAAAGGCTCCAAGACGCAGACAACGAGAAGCAGACATTGTTCTTGACAATATAGCGTCTCTCAGTAGAGGCAGTAGCTCGACAGAATCAGCATCAAGGCCAGAATCTCGTGAAAAAAGCACTTCTTCCTCTAGAAATAATGACAGTAACGAGGAAATTGTAAGTGTAAACGATATAGAGTCCAGCTCGCTGACACCCACATCAGCGATTGGTGGTTATCAACAAGACAGGGATATATTCAAAGGTTTTAAAAGATATTCACAGCAAGATAGACCAACGTTTAAGAAAGAAGATCTTTATGTAAAACCAACTGGTTTGAGTTTATTTCTTCCACGTTTTATCTGTGGTCTTGTTCTGGCAGCAACGGCTGCCATCTCCATTACATGGATAGTCCTAGGAATAAAGGGAATGGTAACAGAGACTTCGACAGACGCTAAGCGCTGGCTGAAAAGAATTCTTCCCTTGTTTTTACCAATAACAACTTTAACCATCCTGACAATATTTTGTGTCAAAacctgcaaaaataaaattcaggacTGGCAAGAAAGAAGATCAGTTTAA